Proteins encoded within one genomic window of Citricoccus muralis:
- a CDS encoding carbohydrate kinase family protein, which translates to MKDYVGVIGEALVDVVVSDTAVPRAHPGGSPLNVAVGLARLGETVLFAGRYGTDEHGQVIQAHLESNHVHSVLDADELASSVATARLDPTGAATYEFDLDWTLPTPDELWDRFRTVMNQLDGEQDVAHLHMGSIATMLAPGEATVMEMLRRLHPTATISYDPNCRPSIIPDRAASRARAEESVALTDIVHASDEDLHWLYPELTLEQVVTHWQSLGPAIVVVTRGATDILCATAEGTWEQPIVPVEVADTVGAGDSFTAALIVALHDRGLLGAASRSRLRALPQAEVASVLAFAAHAAAITSSRPGADPPSRTELDAALDAATSSAASADGAQGHL; encoded by the coding sequence GTGAAAGACTATGTGGGCGTGATCGGTGAGGCACTGGTAGATGTGGTGGTTTCGGACACCGCTGTTCCCCGAGCTCACCCTGGCGGGAGCCCCCTGAACGTCGCGGTGGGTCTGGCCCGTCTCGGCGAGACCGTGCTCTTCGCCGGGCGCTACGGCACCGATGAGCACGGCCAGGTCATCCAGGCTCACCTCGAGTCCAACCACGTCCATTCCGTGCTCGATGCTGACGAACTGGCCTCTTCCGTCGCCACCGCCCGGTTGGACCCCACCGGGGCCGCCACCTACGAGTTCGACCTCGACTGGACCTTGCCCACCCCCGATGAGCTGTGGGACCGTTTCCGCACGGTCATGAACCAGCTCGATGGTGAACAGGACGTCGCCCACCTGCACATGGGCTCCATCGCCACCATGCTCGCCCCCGGCGAAGCCACCGTCATGGAGATGCTGCGCCGCCTGCACCCCACCGCCACCATCTCCTACGACCCGAACTGCCGGCCCTCGATCATCCCCGATCGCGCAGCCTCCCGCGCCCGCGCCGAAGAGTCGGTAGCACTGACCGATATCGTGCACGCCTCCGATGAAGATCTGCATTGGCTCTACCCCGAACTCACCCTCGAGCAGGTGGTCACCCACTGGCAGTCCCTCGGCCCGGCCATCGTCGTGGTCACCCGCGGCGCCACCGACATCCTCTGCGCCACCGCCGAGGGCACCTGGGAACAGCCCATCGTCCCCGTGGAGGTGGCCGACACCGTGGGCGCCGGCGACTCCTTCACCGCCGCCCTCATCGTGGCCCTGCACGATCGCGGCCTCCTCGGCGCCGCATCCCGCTCCCGGTTGCGCGCCCTGCCCCAGGCCGAGGTCGCCTCCGTGCTGGCCTTCGCCGCCCATGCCGCGGCCATCACCTCCTCGCGCCCCGGCGCCGACCCGCCCTCCCGCACTGAACTTGACGCAGCACTCGACGCCGCCACCTCGTCCGCCGCCTCCGCGGACGGGGCCCAGGGGCATCTGTGA